The genomic segment CTCCACTTCGTGATGCCGCAATGGACTTACAACGCCACCTATATGGGCCCCTACCCTCTACCCCCTGGCAAGGGGACGCAATGGGGACCGCCTTCCGCAGACAACTAGCCACCAGTCCTGAGCAAACTGCATCACAACGAGTTGACTTGCCTGCGCTCAACAATGTTGCCGATTGAAACCAATTCCATAGACGATATCGGCTTCGGTCCTAGGAATTGCCGTTGAGCTTCTTGTTATTCCAAGATTCGAAACAGGAGCAATCTTCTCGGCGTGGGTACCAACACCTTCACTATAGCAATTGTAAAACCCGTGACCGCGTGATCTTGCTATGCAGTATCCGCAAAGACGCCCGGTCCGGGAACAGACACCGGCCGGGCGAATCCTTGCAGCACTGAGGTCCTTAAGCGGACTTCAAAACGGGTTTGCAGGGCATTTCGACGAGAACTCCCTCGGAGAGTTGCATCAACCGCTGTGCGGTACGTGCAGCGGCAATGTCGTGTGTGACCATCACGATGGTTTTCCCGTCTTGATTGAACTTCTCAAAATAAGACAGAACCATCTGCCGCGATGCGGGGTCGAGGTTTCCGGTCGGTTCGTCCGCCAGGATCAAATCGGGGTCGTTGGCCAATGTGCGGGCCAAGGCGACTCGCTGTTGCTGGCCGGTGCTCAATTCGCACGGTTTGTGATCCATCCGGTCCGCCAAGCCAACGCTTTCCAATAATTCCGTCGCTCGTTCTTGCTGCGCGGCAGGCTTTGTGCCTGCCAAAAACAACGGGACTTGCACGTTTTCGCGCGCTGTCATATACGGCACGAGGTTAAACGTTTGAAACACAAACCCGATCTTCTTCTGCCGCAAACGGGCGCGATCGACAATCGGCAAATCATAGACCGATTCGTCGTCGATCCACATCTTGCCGGTTGTGGGGGCCAACATGCCTCCCAGCAATGACAACAACGTCGTTTTTCCGCTGCCACTGGGGCCGATGATGGCCACGTAGTCTCCATCGGGAATTTCCAAATCGGTCTCTTGCA from the Symmachiella macrocystis genome contains:
- a CDS encoding ABC transporter ATP-binding protein, which codes for MLRLEQVSKLYRKRQEEIAALQETDLEIPDGDYVAIIGPSGSGKTTLLSLLGGMLAPTTGKMWIDDESVYDLPIVDRARLRQKKIGFVFQTFNLVPYMTARENVQVPLFLAGTKPAAQQERATELLESVGLADRMDHKPCELSTGQQQRVALARTLANDPDLILADEPTGNLDPASRQMVLSYFEKFNQDGKTIVMVTHDIAAARTAQRLMQLSEGVLVEMPCKPVLKSA